In one Diabrotica virgifera virgifera chromosome 7, PGI_DIABVI_V3a genomic region, the following are encoded:
- the LOC126888227 gene encoding uncharacterized protein LOC126888227 has protein sequence MKRGALMVKMAMSMNPTQHENSGESSNDTAGSPISIATVESPSTLYTNQQYYGDLGELRCLHSPVHQEQQYCQLETPIEQQFSQHYNQYYDLPIPTSISLLVPEAEQYRQSPNNCLGYCSPLDNVIDLQTSIEQPRLQQRDEAKDSHNPTPSVVNFATRVLQEQVLQHQDDITRPSTSTGKLLPTISHQTDENSDPYATDGSSDVDFNPNDFDLDQQDALVSEEKIPDITKSRKRKRNPDNWRRNRIKKLRNSGKAYVNWKSKQVSERIMKPPCPTTCRLKCQTKFQEKHRVQIFQDFWKLGDINYQREFVLRNLTVKPTKHPRKKKDAVELPEGDTCESRRKLSYFYTFPQENCPVNTIKVCQTFFLNTLGISHQIVKTVVKKTHHSNSISPQADLRGKVQCNSRLPKHFKDSVRHHIKSFALIESHYCRKNSTKKYLPPDLNISKMYRLYKTYCSDNNINTIASYAIYREVFNNEFNLGFFIPKKDQCDFCNKLSNSSPSEKEELRSAMEAHLKNKDLSRANKELDKERAKTDNSFCMAIYDLQKTLLCPKAEVSLLYYRRKLACYNLTVYDAANKQGYCYMWPESLACRGACEIGSCILSFIDEMVRNGIKEFSFYSDNCTGQNRNRFIYCLYMYCAAKYGVKITHSFLEKGHTQNECDSVHGVIERAAKKIPIFSPQQWYTLARTACKVRPYKIKEMAQADFYDLKDLLAKTTKNWDKTELGCKVIFNNLKVIMVDPKCPNQLNVKYSFEEDFIKINTLELKRSHQKLDSLETYQLRMLRSSPVPIPAAKYKDLLFLCENKVIPTEYHNFFTNLQASNIPEQETDED, from the exons ATGAAACGAG GTGCGTTAATGGTAAAAATGGCCATGTCTATGAATCCAACACAACATGAGAATTCTGGAGAATCAAGTAATGATACGGCAGGTAGTCCCATATCTATAGCTACGGTAGAAAGCCCTTCCACATTGTATACTAACCAGCAGTACTACGGAGATCTAGGTGAATTAAGATGTCTACACTCTCCCGTACACCAAGAACAACAGTATTGCCAGCTCGAGACACCGATAGAACAGCAGTTTTCCCAACATTATAATCAATATTACGACTTACCAATACCTACCTCCATAAGCCTACTAGTACCTGAAGCAGAGCAGTATCGCCAATCTCCGAATAATTGTTTGGGTTATTGTTCACCTCTAGATAACGTCATAGATCTTCAAACATCCATCGAACAACCACGGTTGCAGCAACGTGATGAAGCTAAAGATTCCCATAATCCTACACCTAGCGTTGTAAATTTTGCAACACGTGTCCTTCAAGAGCAGGTCCTTCAGCACCAAGATGATATTACGCGTCCATCCACATCTACCGGTAAGCTTTTACCGACCATCTCACATCAAACTGATGAAAATAGTGACCCATATGCTACAGATGGAAGCTCAGATGTTGATTTTAATCCAAATGATTTTGATTTAGACCAGCAGGATGCCCTAGTGTCTGAGGAAAAAATACCAGATATCACCAAGTCTCGTAAGCGAAAAAGAAACCCAGATAATTGGAGGAGAAATAGAATAAAGAAATTACGAAACTCCGGCAAGGCCTATGTAAATTGGAAGTCTAAACAGGTTTCAGAAAGGATTATGAAACCGCCATGTCCCACAACATGCAGACTTAAATGTCAAACGAAATTTCAGGAAAAACATCGCGTCcagatttttcaagatttttggaaATTGGGAGATATTAATTATCAGAGAGAATTTGTTTTGCGGAACTTAACTGTGAAGCCTACAAAACACCCCAGAAAAAAGAAGGATGCAGTTGAGCTTCCAGAAGGTGATACTTGTGAAAGTCGTAGAAAGCTGTCGTATTTTTATACTTTTCCACAAGAGAATTGTCCAGTCAACACAATCAAGGTATGTCAaacatttttcttaaataccctGGGAATAAGTCATCAAATCGTCAAAACAGTAGTTAAAAAAACTCATCATTCAAATTCAATATCGCCACAAGCAGATTTACGAGGTAAAGTACAATGTAATTCTCGATTGCCAAAACATTTTAAGGATTCAGTACGACATCATATTAAGTCATTTGCTTTGATTGAAAGCCATTATTGCAGAAAAAATAGCACTAAAAAATATTTGCCACCTGACCTCAATATCAGCAAAATGTACCGTTTATATAAAACATATTGCAGTGATAACAATATAAATACCATAGCTTCTTATGCTATATATAGAGAGGTATTTAACAATGAATTTAATTTGGGTTTTTTCATTCCCAAAAAAGACCAGTGCGATTTTTGCAACAAATTGTCTAATTCTTCTCCGTCAGAAAAGGAAGAACTTCGTTCTGCAATGGAAGCTCATCTTAAAAACAAGGACTTATctagagcaaataaagaactagATAAAGAGAGGGCTAAAACTGATAATTCGTTTTGCATGGCTATATACGACTTACAAAAAACATTGTTATGTCCTAAAGCTGAAGTATCTCTCCTCTACTATAGACGTAAGCTTGCATGTTACAATCTGACTGTGTACGATGCTGCTAACAAACAGGGATACTGCTACATGTGGCCAGAATCGCTAGCATGTAGGGGTGCTTGTGAAATCGGTAGTTGCATATTAAGTTTCATTGACGAAATGGTACGAAATGGAATTAAGGAATTCAGTTTCTATAGTGACAACTGCACTGGACAAAATCGCAATCGATTTATATATTGTCTGTACATGTATTGTGCCGCCAAATATGGTGTTAAAATTACTCACAGTTTTCTAGAAAAGGGACATACACAAAATGAGTGCGACTCCGTACATGGGGTTATCGAAAGAGCTgcaaaaaaaatccctatatttaGTCCACAGCAGTGGTACACATTAGCAAGGACTGCGTGTAAAGTGCGACCTTATAAAATTAAAGAAATGGCTCAGGCGGACTTTTACGATTTAAAGGACCTGTTAGCCAAAACTACAAAAaattgggataaaactgaacttGGTTGCAAAGTCATATTTAATAATTTGAAAGTTATTATGGTTGACCCAAAATGCCCAAACCAACTTAACGTTAAATATAGTTTTGAAgaagattttataaaaattaatactCTGGAATTGAAAAGGAGCCACCAAAAGTTAGACTCATTAGAGACCTATCAACTTAGAATGTTAAGAAGCTCACCAGTTCCAATTCCTGCCGCGAAATATAAAGACTTATTATTTTTGTGTGAAAACAAGGTTATACCTACGGAATACCATAACTTTTTCACTAATCTTCAAGCTAGTAACATTCCCGAACAGGAAACTGACGAAGATTAA